In the Phaseolus vulgaris cultivar G19833 chromosome 7, P. vulgaris v2.0, whole genome shotgun sequence genome, one interval contains:
- the LOC137829423 gene encoding glycine-rich cell wall structural protein 1-like, whose protein sequence is MGKWGALLVLLVLVTLHASAARDVPKGGGENGEQTLGVHASAVHAESPRRSQGESVGEKKNFLVGGVGGFAGMGGFIGGTGGGIGKFGGVGGGVGGGIGKFGGIGGAAGGGIGKFGRIGGGIGKFGGIGGGAGIGGFHGVGGGAGIGGFHGIGGGVGGAGGAGIGGFHGIGGGVGGAGGGGGGLGGGGGLGGAGGLGGAGGVGGLGGAGGVGGLGGGAGGGLGGGAGGGLGGVGGLGGVGGVGGVGGAGGAGGLGGGGGGLGGAGAGVAGLGCGIGAGVFQHCSNP, encoded by the coding sequence ATGGGAAAATGGGGTGCCCTGCTTGTGTTGCTTGTACTAGTTACATTGCATGCAAGTGCTGCACGTGATGTGCCAAAGGGTGGTGGTGAAAATGGAGAACAAACTCTGGGTGTGCATGCAAGTGCAGTACATGCAGAGTCTCCAAGAAGGAGCCAGGGTGAGAGTGTGGGTGAGAAGAAGAACTTTTTGGTTGGTGGGGTTGGTGGATTTGCTGGGATGGGTGGTTTTATTGGTGGGACAGGAGGGGGGATAGGCAAGTTTGGCGGGGTCGGTGGTGGGGTCGGTGGAGGGATAGGCAAGTTCGGTGGAATCGGTGGTGCGGCTGGTGGAGGGATTGGAAAGTTTGGTAGGATAGGTGGAGGGATTGGGAAGTTTGGTGGCATTGGTGGTGGTGCTGGAATTGGTGGCTTCCATGGCGTTGGTGGTGGTGCTGGAATTGGTGGCTTCCATGGCATTGGTGGTGGAGTTGGAGGTGCAGGTGGTGCTGGAATTGGTGGCTTCCATGGCATTGGTGGTGGAGTTGGAGGTgcaggtggtggtggtggcggTTTAGGTGGTGGTGGAGGTTTAGGTGGTGCGGGAGGTTTAGGTGGTGCTGGCGGTGTTGGAGGCTTAGGTGGTGCTGGTGGTGTTGGAGGCTTAGGTGGTGGTGCAGGTGGAGGCTTAGGTGGTGGTGCAGGTGGAGGCTTAGGTGGTGTGGGAGGTTTAGGGGGTGTAGGAGGTGTAGGTGGTGTAGGTGGTGCAGGAGGTGCTGGTGGTttgggtggtggtggtggaggatTAGGTGGAGCTGGGGCTGGAGTGGCTGGTTTGGGTTGTGGTATTGGTGCTGGTGTCTTTCAGCATTGCAGTAATCCATGA